The Azotosporobacter soli genome window below encodes:
- the xseB gene encoding exodeoxyribonuclease VII small subunit, which produces MARKRKEIDFEASMEELEALVAKMEAGDLKMEEALSLYAQGISLSQTCLEKLNAVEEQMVKIVKEHDGLLKEIQLPLTDKE; this is translated from the coding sequence GGCACGAAAGCGCAAAGAAATCGATTTTGAAGCATCAATGGAAGAATTAGAAGCATTAGTAGCCAAAATGGAAGCCGGAGATCTTAAAATGGAAGAAGCTTTGTCACTATATGCGCAGGGTATTTCATTGTCGCAAACCTGTTTGGAAAAACTTAACGCAGTGGAAGAACAGATGGTGAAAATCGTTAAAGAACACGACGGTCTGCTTAAAGAAATTCAACTGCCATTGACGGACAAGGAGTGA